One part of the bacterium genome encodes these proteins:
- a CDS encoding glycosyltransferase — protein sequence MAERALPPLPSSHVELSIVVPVFNESDGLDVFFDRVEAVLRKLEVRSYEIVCVNDGSLDDSLNELLRHRHRNPAIKVVDLSRNFGKEQALSAGLHLARGQAVVPIDVDLQDPPELIADFVAKWREGYEVVYGVRSRRQEGVLKRITAFGFYRIFDRLAEIDVPADTGDYRLLDRKVVDVINRMPENNRFMKGLFAWVGFRQTGVSYVRPARSLGKSSFRLRRLWRLALDGITSFSTLPLRIWSYIGGGIAFVAFLYALWLIARTMLHGAEVPGYASLMVVMLFLGGLQLLGFGIMGEYLGRLYMEAKRRPNFIIRQSWGVGDGA from the coding sequence ATGGCCGAACGCGCATTGCCGCCCCTTCCTTCCAGCCATGTGGAGCTTTCGATCGTAGTGCCCGTTTTTAATGAGAGCGATGGGCTGGATGTGTTTTTTGACCGGGTGGAAGCGGTGCTGCGCAAGCTGGAGGTGCGTTCCTACGAGATTGTGTGCGTCAATGACGGCAGCCTGGATGACAGCTTGAATGAATTGCTGCGCCATCGGCACCGCAACCCGGCCATCAAGGTGGTGGATTTGAGCCGTAACTTCGGCAAGGAACAAGCGCTGAGCGCGGGTTTGCACCTGGCGCGTGGGCAGGCGGTGGTGCCGATTGATGTGGATTTGCAGGACCCGCCGGAGCTTATCGCCGATTTTGTGGCCAAATGGCGCGAGGGCTATGAGGTGGTGTATGGCGTGCGTTCTCGCCGTCAGGAAGGGGTGCTGAAGCGCATTACGGCATTCGGCTTCTACCGTATTTTTGATCGCCTGGCGGAGATCGACGTGCCGGCGGATACCGGGGATTACCGCCTGCTGGACCGCAAGGTGGTGGATGTGATCAACCGCATGCCGGAGAATAACCGGTTCATGAAGGGGCTGTTCGCCTGGGTCGGCTTCAGGCAGACCGGGGTGAGCTATGTGCGCCCGGCACGCTCGCTGGGCAAAAGCAGCTTCAGGCTGCGCCGTTTGTGGCGTCTGGCGCTGGATGGCATCACCTCCTTCAGCACCTTGCCGCTGCGCATCTGGTCCTATATCGGCGGGGGGATCGCTTTTGTAGCGTTTCTCTATGCGCTGTGGCTAATTGCGCGCACCATGCTGCATGGGGCGGAGGTGCCGGGCTATGCATCGCTGATGGTGGTGATGCTGTTTCTGGGCGGGCTGCAATTGCTTGGCTTTGGCATTATGGGTGAATATCTGGGACGGCTTTACATGGAAGCCAAGCGGCGGCCGAATTTCATCATCCGCCAGTCCTGGGGTGTAGGCGATGGAGCCTAG
- a CDS encoding peptide chain release factor 2: MRTETQHIVDSIQEAFLLIKRFLNWDHALVRLEELNRLAEDPNLWNDAPAAQKILKERTQLEYNIQQCKAIQQEMDDNITLIELGEEAGDEASVTEGEAGLAGLEAKVKKLEIECLLSGEADGNNCFVEINSGAGGTESQDWAAMLERMYIRWGERRGFKVELMEEMKGEQAGIKSAVIKLSGRNAYGWGKTESGVHRLVRISPFDSNARRHTSFASVWVYPEVDESIDIEILDKDLRIDTYRSSGAGGQHVNTTDSAVRITHIPTNIVVACQNERSQHKNKATAMSMLKARLYEQELKKREEAANAVNATKTDNSWGHQIRSYVLHPYQLVKDLRTDVETSNTQATLDGDLDAFMAAALAQRVGNTRTDAA, translated from the coding sequence ATGCGCACCGAGACCCAACATATTGTCGATTCCATTCAGGAAGCCTTCCTGCTCATCAAGCGGTTCCTTAACTGGGACCATGCGCTGGTGCGGCTGGAGGAACTGAACAGGCTGGCCGAGGACCCGAACCTGTGGAACGACGCCCCGGCGGCGCAGAAGATCCTGAAAGAGCGCACGCAGCTGGAATATAACATTCAGCAATGCAAGGCCATTCAGCAGGAGATGGACGATAACATCACCCTGATCGAACTGGGTGAGGAGGCGGGTGATGAGGCCTCCGTCACCGAAGGCGAGGCCGGGCTGGCCGGGCTGGAAGCGAAGGTGAAGAAGCTCGAGATCGAGTGTCTGCTTTCCGGCGAGGCGGACGGGAATAACTGTTTCGTGGAAATCAATTCCGGCGCGGGCGGCACCGAAAGCCAGGACTGGGCCGCCATGCTGGAGCGCATGTATATCCGCTGGGGCGAGCGGCGCGGCTTCAAGGTGGAGCTGATGGAGGAGATGAAAGGCGAACAGGCGGGCATCAAGAGCGCGGTCATCAAACTTTCCGGCCGCAATGCCTATGGCTGGGGCAAGACGGAATCCGGCGTGCATCGTCTGGTGCGCATCTCGCCGTTTGATTCCAACGCGCGTCGCCACACGAGCTTTGCCAGCGTCTGGGTGTACCCGGAGGTGGATGAATCCATCGACATCGAAATCCTGGATAAGGATCTGCGCATCGATACCTACCGCTCCTCCGGCGCGGGCGGGCAGCATGTGAACACGACCGATTCGGCCGTGCGCATCACCCACATCCCCACCAACATCGTGGTGGCCTGCCAGAACGAACGCTCGCAGCATAAAAACAAGGCCACGGCCATGTCCATGCTCAAAGCCCGCCTCTATGAGCAGGAGCTGAAAAAGCGCGAGGAAGCGGCCAATGCCGTCAATGCCACCAAAACGGACAATAGCTGGGGCCACCAGATCCGCTCTTACGTGCTGCACCCTTACCAGCTGGTGAAGGATTTGCGCACGGACGTCGAAACCTCCAACACCCAGGCCACGCTGGATGGCGACCTCGACGCCTTCATGGCGGCGGCACTCGCACAGCGGGTTGGCAATACCAGGACGGATGCGGCATAA
- a CDS encoding methyltransferase domain-containing protein, giving the protein MEPSAIRRMAELQAHHWWFEGRRCIMRSLIQGLDLPEGASILEIGCGTGANLAMLQEFGDVTGVEPDDGARALIQAPGVELVDGRLPDGLAFAEKSFDLICLFDVLEHVDNDGDSLNNIRKLLKNDGYLLLVVPAFPWLWGAHDVAHHHKRRYRLQELAGKMRNAEYSVEYISYYNFMLFPLIAGVRLVKKWLGKDAPDDAMPPEWLNEVLLKLFASERFWIRRYLPLPVGVSLVAICR; this is encoded by the coding sequence ATGGAGCCTAGCGCCATCCGCCGCATGGCGGAGCTGCAGGCGCATCACTGGTGGTTTGAGGGGCGCAGGTGCATCATGCGCAGCCTGATTCAGGGGCTTGATTTGCCAGAAGGTGCTTCCATTCTCGAAATAGGATGCGGAACGGGCGCTAACCTGGCCATGTTGCAGGAGTTTGGCGATGTCACCGGCGTGGAGCCGGATGATGGGGCGCGAGCGTTGATTCAGGCGCCGGGAGTGGAGCTTGTGGATGGTAGGTTGCCGGACGGGCTTGCTTTTGCTGAAAAATCATTTGATCTGATATGCTTATTTGATGTTCTTGAGCATGTGGATAATGATGGTGATTCCTTGAATAACATCCGCAAGCTTCTAAAAAATGATGGTTATTTGCTGTTGGTCGTGCCCGCTTTTCCGTGGCTTTGGGGGGCGCATGATGTGGCGCATCATCATAAACGACGTTATCGGCTTCAAGAGCTGGCTGGCAAGATGAGAAATGCTGAGTATTCTGTTGAATATATTTCATATTATAATTTTATGCTTTTCCCGCTTATTGCGGGGGTCCGCTTAGTAAAAAAGTGGCTGGGCAAGGATGCGCCCGACGATGCGATGCCCCCGGAATGGTTGAATGAGGTGCTGTTGAAGCTGTTTGCCAGTGAGCGGTTTTGGATACGGCGTTATTTGCCGTTGCCGGTTGGCGTATCGCTGGTGGCCATTTGCCGCTAA
- a CDS encoding peptide deformylase — MSILPLVTYPDPRLKFISEPVTTFNDELKQFVKDLYDTMYKEGGIGLAAVQVGRLQRILVLDIEQDERGTPVKPMVFINPEITWESEAFQTYKEGCLSFPGQYADVDRPDEIKLTYQTETGEKKEMHATGLMAICLQHELDHLNGITFTDHLSRMKRDMIHRKLLKEKRLTEV; from the coding sequence ATGTCGATTCTTCCACTGGTTACCTACCCTGATCCCAGGCTGAAATTCATTTCCGAGCCGGTCACCACCTTTAACGATGAGCTCAAGCAATTCGTCAAAGACCTGTACGACACCATGTACAAGGAAGGCGGCATCGGCCTTGCCGCTGTGCAGGTGGGCCGCCTTCAGCGCATCCTGGTGCTGGATATCGAGCAGGATGAACGCGGCACCCCGGTGAAACCCATGGTCTTCATCAACCCTGAAATCACGTGGGAATCCGAAGCTTTCCAGACCTATAAGGAAGGCTGCCTCTCCTTCCCCGGCCAATATGCCGATGTCGATCGTCCCGATGAAATCAAACTCACCTACCAGACGGAAACCGGTGAGAAGAAGGAGATGCACGCCACCGGCCTCATGGCCATCTGCCTTCAGCATGAGCTGGACCACCTGAACGGCATCACCTTCACCGATCATTTGTCGCGAATGAAGCGTGACATGATCCACCGCAAACTGCTAAAGGAAAAACGCCTCACCGAAGTGTAG
- a CDS encoding GNAT family N-acetyltransferase gives MTLTIRPAVDGDEGIILRFIRELAEYEQLAHEVVGNEAELAGHLFCAQPKVFARIAEWSGEPVGFALYFFNYSTFLCRHGLYIEDVYVVPAMRGKGIGKAMFVDLAREAERQGCGRMEWWVLDWNEPAIRFYESIKAEPMSEWTVQRLDSRAIAELAKTA, from the coding sequence ATGACGCTGACCATACGGCCCGCCGTTGATGGCGATGAAGGCATTATCCTGCGGTTCATCCGCGAGCTGGCGGAATATGAACAGCTGGCGCATGAGGTGGTGGGAAATGAAGCTGAACTGGCGGGGCACCTGTTCTGCGCGCAGCCCAAGGTGTTTGCCAGGATTGCGGAATGGAGCGGTGAGCCAGTGGGGTTTGCGCTCTATTTCTTCAATTATTCGACCTTTCTGTGCAGGCATGGGCTTTATATCGAAGATGTCTATGTGGTGCCCGCTATGCGGGGCAAGGGCATCGGCAAGGCCATGTTCGTGGATTTGGCCCGCGAGGCCGAGAGACAGGGCTGCGGGCGCATGGAATGGTGGGTGCTGGACTGGAATGAGCCGGCCATCCGCTTTTATGAGAGCATCAAGGCCGAACCGATGAGTGAATGGACGGTGCAGAGACTGGATAGCAGGGCTATCGCCGAATTGGCGAAAACTGCTTGA
- the truA gene encoding tRNA pseudouridine(38-40) synthase TruA, with translation MTRYKITIQYDGADFQGWQRLPGIPSVQEALENAVFKFCGEETEVYGAGRTDAGVHALGMVAHVDIDKAVDPFRLMEAVNFHLKPLPVCILSAEPAPDGFHARFSCIERAYEYHIYNRRPRPVIGERYYWHLAGPLDAEAMQQAAHHLIGHHDFTSFRSTECTAKSPMKTLDELSVRQQGDIITITARSRSFLHNQVRIMAGTLAEVGLGKRQPSDMPSILTAKNRSAAGQTAPPDGLFFTRARYEKSS, from the coding sequence ATGACCCGTTACAAAATCACCATTCAATATGACGGCGCCGACTTCCAGGGCTGGCAGCGCCTGCCCGGCATCCCGAGCGTGCAGGAAGCGCTGGAAAACGCCGTCTTCAAATTCTGCGGCGAGGAGACCGAAGTCTATGGTGCCGGGCGCACCGATGCAGGCGTGCACGCGCTCGGCATGGTGGCGCATGTGGATATCGACAAGGCCGTCGATCCCTTCCGCCTGATGGAAGCCGTGAATTTCCATCTCAAACCATTGCCCGTCTGCATTCTTTCCGCCGAACCCGCGCCGGATGGCTTCCATGCCCGCTTCTCCTGCATCGAGCGTGCCTATGAATACCACATCTACAACCGCCGCCCCCGCCCCGTTATCGGCGAGCGCTACTACTGGCACCTGGCAGGCCCACTGGATGCCGAAGCCATGCAGCAGGCCGCCCACCACCTTATCGGCCATCACGATTTCACCAGCTTCCGCTCCACCGAATGCACCGCCAAAAGCCCGATGAAAACACTGGACGAGCTCAGCGTGAGACAACAGGGCGACATCATCACCATCACCGCCCGCTCGCGTTCCTTCCTCCACAATCAGGTCCGCATCATGGCCGGCACACTAGCCGAGGTCGGCCTCGGCAAACGCCAGCCGTCCGACATGCCCTCCATCCTCACCGCCAAAAACCGCTCCGCCGCCGGGCAGACGGCTCCGCCGGACGGCCTGTTTTTCACCAGGGCGCGCTATGAGAAGAGTTCATGA
- the fliI gene encoding flagellar protein export ATPase FliI has translation MSDSKIIDGLISDIQGVTDARYAGRIRSVKGLMLECVGLDPFLAVGSRVKIFGRGGEKVMAEVVGVDNGHNLLMPFSDIQGIGTGCEVVIDQTSSVAHPHENWLGRVLNAFGEPIDDMGPINEGAVPYKLRAAPPPAHRRKRVGRRIDLGVTVMNVFLTCCRGQRMGIFAGSGVGKSTLLSMLARFSDHDVNVIGLIGERGREVQEFIQEYLGEEGLKKSVVIVATSDESALMRKQAAYLTLAVAEYFRDQGKQVLCLMDSVTRFAMALREIGLSAKEPPTTKGYTPTVFAELPRLLERAGPGTGDGMITGLFSVLVEGDDQNEPISDAVRGILDGHIVLERAIAERGRFPAVNVLRSVSRTMPDCNQPHETQMIQKARQLMSIYEDMADLIRLGAYRKGSDPNVDEAIYYYPLFQQFLNQDKDVPLSLEQGFAGLAEILKNSGKAAGQ, from the coding sequence ATGTCCGACAGCAAAATCATTGACGGTCTTATCAGCGATATTCAGGGCGTGACGGATGCGCGCTATGCGGGGAGGATTCGCTCCGTCAAAGGGTTGATGCTGGAATGCGTGGGGCTGGACCCGTTTTTGGCCGTTGGCTCGCGCGTGAAGATTTTCGGCCGGGGCGGCGAGAAGGTGATGGCCGAGGTGGTAGGGGTGGATAACGGGCATAATCTGCTCATGCCCTTTTCCGATATTCAGGGCATCGGCACCGGCTGCGAGGTGGTGATCGACCAGACAAGCAGCGTGGCGCACCCGCATGAAAACTGGCTGGGGCGCGTGCTGAACGCGTTTGGCGAGCCGATTGACGATATGGGGCCGATCAACGAAGGGGCGGTGCCGTATAAACTTCGCGCCGCGCCGCCACCGGCGCACCGGCGCAAGCGTGTGGGGCGGCGGATTGATTTGGGCGTGACGGTGATGAATGTGTTCCTGACCTGCTGCCGGGGGCAGAGGATGGGGATTTTTGCGGGGTCGGGCGTGGGGAAATCGACGCTGCTATCCATGCTGGCGCGGTTTTCGGACCATGATGTGAACGTGATCGGCCTGATCGGGGAACGCGGGCGCGAGGTGCAGGAATTCATCCAGGAATATCTGGGTGAGGAAGGGCTGAAGAAATCGGTGGTGATTGTGGCGACGTCGGACGAATCCGCCCTGATGCGTAAGCAGGCGGCCTATCTGACATTGGCGGTGGCGGAATATTTCCGCGATCAGGGCAAGCAGGTGCTGTGCTTGATGGACAGCGTGACGCGCTTTGCCATGGCGCTGCGCGAGATCGGTCTTTCCGCCAAGGAACCGCCGACGACCAAGGGCTATACGCCGACCGTGTTTGCCGAGCTGCCGCGCCTGCTGGAGCGGGCCGGGCCGGGGACTGGAGATGGGATGATTACCGGACTGTTCTCCGTTCTGGTGGAAGGGGACGACCAGAACGAGCCGATTTCGGATGCGGTGCGCGGTATTCTGGACGGGCATATCGTGCTGGAGCGGGCCATTGCCGAGCGGGGGCGCTTCCCGGCGGTGAATGTGCTGCGAAGCGTATCCCGTACCATGCCGGACTGCAACCAGCCGCATGAGACGCAGATGATCCAGAAAGCTCGGCAGCTGATGTCGATATACGAAGACATGGCGGATCTGATCCGCCTGGGGGCTTACCGCAAGGGCAGCGACCCGAATGTGGATGAGGCGATTTATTATTACCCGCTGTTCCAGCAGTTTTTGAACCAGGACAAGGATGTGCCGCTCAGCCTTGAGCAGGGATTCGCCGGGCTGGCGGAAATCCTCAAGAACAGTGGCAAGGCGGCGGGGCAATGA
- a CDS encoding methionyl-tRNA formyltransferase — protein sequence MRIIFMGSPAFALPTLKALQGAGHEIVAVYTQPPRPANRGQKVTPCAVHEYAESQGLTVITPESLKGDATQKTLAAFKADIGVVVAYGLILPKAVLEMTKHGFLNLHPSLLPRWRGAAPIQRPLLEGDAETAATIMQMDEGCDTGDILLYKKIPISNQDTTASLQDTLGALGAELMVAALVGLQHKLLKPIKQDNKLATYAAKLEKEDGKIEWKSMPAVHIERMVRALNPWPGVHFTYGGENIKILKARALDTAYRIKPGEALTDKDVTGGETFCIGTRDGMLCIDEIQRPSRKPTDAETFLRSLTIPEGTIFG from the coding sequence ATGCGCATCATCTTCATGGGCAGCCCCGCCTTTGCCTTGCCCACGCTCAAGGCGCTTCAGGGGGCCGGCCATGAGATCGTGGCCGTTTACACCCAGCCTCCCCGCCCGGCCAACCGTGGCCAGAAGGTCACCCCCTGCGCCGTGCATGAATATGCCGAAAGCCAGGGCCTGACGGTTATTACCCCCGAAAGCCTGAAAGGCGATGCCACGCAAAAAACCCTTGCCGCCTTCAAAGCCGATATCGGCGTGGTCGTGGCTTACGGCCTCATCCTGCCCAAAGCCGTGCTGGAAATGACCAAACACGGGTTCCTGAATCTTCACCCCTCCCTGCTGCCCCGCTGGCGCGGCGCCGCCCCCATCCAGCGCCCCCTGCTGGAAGGCGACGCAGAGACCGCCGCCACCATCATGCAAATGGACGAAGGCTGCGACACGGGCGACATCCTGCTCTACAAAAAAATCCCTATCAGCAATCAGGACACCACCGCCAGCCTGCAGGACACCCTCGGCGCGCTGGGGGCGGAACTGATGGTTGCCGCGCTGGTTGGCCTTCAGCACAAGCTGCTCAAGCCCATCAAGCAGGACAACAAACTGGCCACCTATGCCGCCAAGCTGGAAAAGGAAGACGGCAAAATCGAGTGGAAATCCATGCCCGCCGTGCATATCGAACGCATGGTGCGCGCCCTCAACCCCTGGCCGGGCGTCCATTTCACCTATGGCGGCGAGAACATCAAAATCCTCAAGGCCCGTGCGCTGGACACAGCCTACCGCATCAAACCCGGCGAAGCCCTGACGGACAAGGACGTCACCGGCGGAGAAACCTTCTGCATCGGCACGCGCGACGGCATGCTCTGCATCGACGAAATTCAGCGTCCCAGCCGTAAACCGACGGATGCCGAAACATTCCTGCGCAGCCTGACCATTCCCGAAGGCACGATTTTCGGCTAA
- the mnmA gene encoding tRNA 2-thiouridine(34) synthase MnmA, with protein sequence MNSLGFDKAPGETRVVVAMSGGVDSSVVAGLLAEQGYEVIGITLQLYDYGEALRKKGACCAGQDIYDARTVADKLGIPHYVLNYESKFKESVIDDFVDTYLHGETPIPCVRCNQTVKFKDLLETARELGADAMATGHYVQRKGGLKGELHRGVDKTKDQSYFLFATTQEQLDFCRFPLGGMSKVETREHAKRLGLIVQDKPDSQDICFVPNGDYASVVQRFAPGALDAGEIVHQDGRVLGRHDGIINFTVGQRKGLGISDSEPLYVLKIKPEQRQVIVGPRSALGRESMLVHSVNWLGDGTLPQEGEKAMVKIRSLHQGIGASLHPVTDKAGWVEVRFDEPQQGVAPGQACVMYDGDRVLGGGWIAREAA encoded by the coding sequence ATGAACAGTCTTGGTTTTGACAAAGCGCCGGGTGAGACGCGCGTGGTGGTGGCCATGTCGGGCGGGGTGGATAGTTCCGTGGTGGCGGGGCTGCTGGCCGAGCAGGGCTATGAGGTGATCGGCATCACGCTTCAGCTGTATGATTATGGCGAGGCGCTGCGGAAGAAGGGCGCATGCTGCGCGGGGCAGGATATTTATGATGCGCGGACGGTGGCGGATAAGCTCGGCATTCCGCATTATGTGCTGAATTATGAGAGCAAGTTCAAGGAATCGGTGATCGATGATTTCGTCGATACCTACCTGCATGGCGAAACGCCGATTCCCTGCGTGCGCTGTAACCAGACGGTGAAGTTCAAGGACCTGCTGGAAACGGCGCGGGAGCTGGGCGCGGATGCGATGGCGACCGGGCATTACGTGCAGCGCAAGGGCGGGCTTAAGGGCGAGTTGCATCGCGGCGTGGATAAGACGAAGGACCAGAGCTATTTCCTCTTTGCCACCACGCAGGAACAGCTGGATTTCTGCCGCTTTCCGCTGGGCGGGATGAGCAAGGTGGAAACGCGGGAACATGCCAAGCGGCTTGGGCTGATCGTGCAGGATAAGCCGGATAGTCAGGATATCTGCTTCGTGCCGAACGGCGATTATGCCAGCGTGGTGCAGCGTTTTGCGCCGGGCGCATTGGATGCGGGGGAAATCGTGCATCAGGACGGGCGGGTGCTGGGCAGGCATGACGGCATCATCAATTTTACCGTGGGGCAGCGTAAGGGGCTTGGGATTTCGGACAGTGAGCCGCTTTATGTGCTGAAGATCAAGCCGGAGCAGCGGCAGGTGATTGTCGGCCCGCGCAGCGCGCTGGGGCGCGAGAGCATGCTGGTGCACAGCGTCAACTGGCTGGGTGATGGAACCTTGCCGCAAGAGGGCGAGAAGGCGATGGTCAAGATTCGCTCGCTCCATCAGGGCATTGGTGCCAGCCTGCATCCGGTAACAGACAAGGCCGGGTGGGTGGAGGTGCGTTTTGATGAACCTCAGCAAGGCGTGGCGCCCGGGCAGGCCTGCGTGATGTATGACGGCGACCGCGTGCTGGGCGGCGGGTGGATTGCGCGGGAAGCGGCCTGA
- a CDS encoding penicillin-binding protein: protein VVMDPHTGRVLAMVGGTGFRNRDFNRATQAKRQPGSAFKPFVYLTGLENGLSPSYIIVDGPVSLYQGAGLPLWTPKNYHNDYLGPTTLRIGVEKSRNAMTVRLSQMLGIDRVLEMGRRLGIYDERTPRNFSIILGSAETKLINMAMAYSIVVNGGKRVTPTLVERIQDRHGKLVFRSDQRACPGCQESLPAGEEKKEEKPKEETASGGIGEGVSTAPLSNEVPIIPDARETVVDPLSSYQIVSILEGVVQHGTAQRAKALGLTVGGKTGTTNDSRDVWFMGFTPDLVVGTYIGFDQPRSLGEKETGGSTALPAFIRFFEQAKADIQPQPFRIPPGIHLIKINHDTGRYPSPGTPPGKIMFEAFKPGTSPDQRGFLDFAHRGQIPADVPISPGDLPPQDDPAYRPSAPINPEDIPSAVNAPPEAPSTMGTGGLY from the coding sequence GGTGGTGATGGACCCGCATACGGGCCGCGTGCTGGCCATGGTAGGCGGAACGGGCTTCCGCAACCGGGATTTCAACCGTGCCACGCAGGCGAAACGCCAGCCGGGTTCGGCCTTCAAGCCGTTTGTCTATCTTACCGGGCTTGAGAACGGGCTGTCGCCATCCTACATCATCGTGGACGGGCCGGTGAGCCTGTATCAGGGCGCGGGCCTGCCCCTCTGGACGCCAAAGAACTACCATAACGACTATCTGGGGCCGACGACGCTGCGCATTGGCGTGGAGAAATCGCGCAACGCCATGACGGTGCGCCTGTCGCAGATGCTCGGCATCGACCGCGTGCTGGAAATGGGGCGCAGGCTCGGCATTTATGACGAACGCACGCCACGTAATTTCTCGATCATTCTCGGCTCGGCGGAGACCAAGCTTATCAACATGGCGATGGCCTATTCCATTGTGGTGAATGGCGGCAAGCGTGTGACGCCGACATTGGTGGAACGCATTCAGGACCGCCACGGCAAGCTGGTGTTCCGTTCCGACCAGCGGGCATGTCCGGGCTGTCAGGAAAGCCTGCCTGCCGGTGAGGAAAAGAAGGAAGAAAAACCGAAGGAGGAAACGGCCTCCGGTGGCATAGGCGAGGGTGTTTCCACGGCGCCGCTCAGCAACGAGGTGCCTATTATTCCGGATGCGCGTGAGACGGTGGTGGACCCGCTCTCTTCCTACCAGATCGTGTCCATCCTGGAAGGCGTGGTGCAGCACGGCACCGCGCAGCGGGCCAAGGCGCTCGGCCTGACGGTGGGCGGCAAGACCGGCACCACCAACGACAGCCGGGATGTGTGGTTCATGGGCTTCACGCCCGACCTGGTGGTGGGGACCTATATCGGCTTCGACCAGCCGCGCAGCCTGGGGGAGAAGGAAACCGGCGGCAGCACGGCACTACCTGCCTTCATTCGCTTTTTCGAGCAGGCGAAGGCGGATATTCAGCCGCAGCCGTTCCGTATTCCGCCGGGGATTCACCTGATCAAGATCAACCATGACACGGGCCGTTATCCCAGCCCGGGTACGCCGCCGGGCAAAATCATGTTCGAGGCGTTTAAGCCCGGTACTTCGCCGGATCAGCGCGGGTTTCTGGATTTTGCCCATCGCGGGCAGATTCCGGCGGATGTGCCGATTTCTCCTGGCGATCTGCCGCCACAGGACGACCCGGCCTATCGTCCCAGCGCGCCGATCAACCCGGAGGATATTCCCTCTGCCGTAAATGCGCCGCCGGAAGCGCCGTCCACGATGGGAACCGGCGGGCTGTACTAG
- a CDS encoding 50S ribosomal protein L28: MTRECTLTGKTVMSGNNVSHANNKTRRRYLPNLQVATLVSEALGHSVRIRVTPAALRTVEHNDGLDNFLLTTANDKLTEEAKKLKRRVKKALEAKKKAA; this comes from the coding sequence ATGACCCGTGAATGCACCCTGACCGGCAAAACCGTGATGAGCGGGAACAATGTTTCCCACGCCAACAACAAAACGCGCCGGCGTTACCTGCCGAACCTGCAGGTCGCCACGCTGGTGAGCGAAGCCCTCGGCCATAGCGTTCGCATTCGCGTGACCCCGGCTGCTCTGCGCACCGTTGAGCATAATGACGGCCTGGATAACTTTCTGCTGACGACCGCCAATGACAAGCTGACGGAAGAAGCCAAAAAGCTGAAGCGTCGCGTTAAGAAAGCCTTGGAAGCCAAGAAAAAAGCTGCGTAA